Proteins from a genomic interval of Thermoanaerobaculia bacterium:
- a CDS encoding response regulator, with translation MNQHKILIIDDSRLVRETLKADLSALGHELITGATGVEAVKLYNECRPDIVILDCLLPLLSGFVACQQIRNMTDTNQYPLIIMISGVYTKFKYHLEAKQYGANHFLTKPVSGESLQPLLEAFSFQKPVETPPSVTPAQDRNPFLVTQDEFQFCLKWSLKIQGRKKQPSSFLAFQSQSSLDELKQKILPVMRETDVLTEDPETHTIYVLLLDANRKGARRFLQRLTGEDEPFLPDDMKIGSGELSHVIAEDFLHSFDHLEWTALS, from the coding sequence ATGAACCAGCACAAAATACTTATTATTGACGACTCCAGACTCGTTCGGGAAACTCTCAAGGCTGATCTTTCTGCCCTCGGTCATGAACTGATCACCGGTGCAACCGGTGTAGAGGCGGTTAAGCTGTACAACGAATGCAGGCCCGATATCGTGATTCTGGACTGTCTCCTCCCTCTTCTTTCCGGTTTTGTCGCCTGTCAACAGATCCGGAATATGACCGATACCAACCAGTATCCTCTGATCATAATGATTTCCGGCGTCTATACAAAATTCAAATATCATCTCGAGGCGAAGCAGTATGGCGCCAACCACTTTCTCACCAAGCCGGTCTCGGGAGAGTCTCTTCAGCCCCTTCTGGAGGCTTTTTCATTTCAAAAACCAGTTGAGACTCCGCCTTCGGTCACACCTGCACAGGATAGAAATCCATTCCTTGTCACGCAGGATGAGTTTCAATTCTGCCTCAAATGGTCTTTGAAAATTCAGGGCAGAAAAAAACAGCCGAGCTCGTTCCTTGCCTTTCAATCGCAGTCTTCCCTGGATGAACTGAAGCAGAAAATTCTTCCGGTCATGCGGGAAACGGATGTGCTTACGGAAGACCCGGAAACTCATACCATCTATGTTTTACTTCTGGACGCCAACAGGAAGGGAGCCCGGCGTTTTCTTCAACGGCTGACCGGTGAAGACGAACCGTTTCTCCCGGATGACATGAAAATCGGCAGTGGGGAACTCTCCCACGTCATTGCCGAGGACTTCCTCCACTCGTTCGATCATCTTGAATGGACCGCTCTTTCCTGA
- a CDS encoding M1 family aminopeptidase, with protein sequence MTRFGFIISILFCSTISLGTVNDLNLSDQGFRVKDMTLHQGGMTLKLLEGEAVPIIYHGVTTGFLFSGRAKMLQSVTETFARQVLDYNLEHASHHNANREGTIEDDIQTAAVLGFEAIKKIPEKLEVVNDFGSAFEIMDDLYFSQDFSQPIAWVLAGVLGETEELVFQMEGSKDDYLYEYDPIWGGVERLSVLENSSIKRKGLSNIYWLNPVVEQTLREDRRVNPDIPALLTSMQYDLDFTDLENMKAEFNEIISFKRQAVKFLRLELWNTTLESKGAGFVVNHLYVDRIVDGQGNPLDYIHDGDYLTITLSKATLEGQTLKISISCHGDLFEPSAAIGSYVRLSGIGWFPSLSNGHYGVNTLFSGSIKTKLPLRAYASVDHWTSTEKDGIYIFQGAGTYPCIFHSVVVGKYYPHTVTVNGTKVTIASLIFENKRAYDLLENLTQSSMDVYNYYLKEFPFESLLIVEAKGLGWGQAPPGMIFASGEIFNSLKDEDTQLYSEGANERFSHEMAHQYFGHSVHSASYEDSWLIEALAEYMAGVFLSKTRQKNDLRQMYNHWYARSKDATEKASIYGLFLLTGENAGTYQHALIYAKGPVVIQALKEELGFKTFWTVLRSFLKSFQHQKVTTEDFIGLINYITKKDWHPFFEKYIYGLDLPKKSKDF encoded by the coding sequence GTGACTCGATTCGGATTCATTATTTCGATTCTATTTTGTTCAACTATAAGCTTGGGAACGGTAAACGACCTTAATCTTTCAGATCAGGGATTTCGTGTCAAGGATATGACCCTTCATCAAGGGGGCATGACTTTGAAGCTCTTAGAAGGTGAAGCTGTCCCTATTATCTATCATGGGGTGACAACTGGCTTTCTTTTTTCTGGAAGGGCTAAGATGCTTCAAAGCGTCACTGAGACCTTTGCACGCCAGGTACTTGATTATAATCTTGAGCATGCTTCTCATCATAATGCGAACAGGGAAGGTACGATTGAGGACGATATCCAAACCGCCGCTGTACTGGGATTTGAGGCAATCAAAAAAATTCCAGAAAAGTTGGAAGTCGTAAATGATTTTGGAAGTGCTTTTGAAATTATGGACGATCTATATTTCAGCCAGGATTTTTCCCAACCGATCGCCTGGGTACTCGCAGGCGTTTTGGGCGAAACAGAAGAGCTCGTTTTCCAAATGGAAGGAAGTAAAGATGATTATCTGTATGAATACGATCCCATTTGGGGCGGTGTAGAGCGGTTATCAGTATTGGAGAATTCCTCGATCAAGCGGAAAGGATTGTCAAACATCTATTGGCTCAACCCAGTCGTCGAACAGACTCTACGAGAAGATCGAAGAGTCAATCCCGATATTCCAGCTTTACTCACATCCATGCAATACGATCTTGATTTCACCGATTTAGAAAACATGAAAGCGGAATTCAACGAAATAATTTCGTTCAAAAGACAGGCCGTTAAATTCCTGAGGCTTGAGCTCTGGAACACAACACTGGAATCTAAAGGTGCCGGATTTGTAGTAAATCACCTTTATGTGGATCGAATAGTGGATGGACAGGGAAATCCCTTAGACTATATCCATGATGGAGATTATCTAACAATTACTCTTTCAAAGGCCACACTGGAGGGCCAAACCCTCAAAATTTCAATCTCATGCCATGGAGATCTTTTTGAACCCTCAGCAGCTATTGGATCCTATGTGAGGTTATCTGGGATTGGCTGGTTCCCAAGCCTGAGTAACGGTCATTATGGAGTCAATACGCTCTTTTCCGGCTCAATCAAAACGAAACTCCCTTTACGAGCCTACGCATCAGTGGACCACTGGACTTCTACCGAAAAAGACGGGATTTACATATTTCAGGGTGCAGGCACATACCCGTGCATATTTCACTCCGTTGTAGTGGGAAAATATTATCCTCATACGGTAACGGTCAATGGCACTAAGGTTACGATCGCCTCATTGATCTTTGAAAACAAAAGAGCATATGATCTTCTTGAAAATCTTACTCAATCATCTATGGATGTTTATAACTACTACTTGAAAGAGTTTCCTTTTGAATCTTTGTTGATCGTTGAAGCAAAAGGATTGGGGTGGGGACAAGCTCCACCAGGGATGATATTTGCATCCGGTGAAATTTTCAACTCCTTGAAGGATGAAGATACTCAACTGTATTCGGAGGGAGCCAACGAAAGATTCTCCCATGAAATGGCACACCAGTATTTTGGACATTCTGTTCATTCAGCGTCGTATGAGGACAGTTGGCTGATCGAAGCATTGGCTGAGTATATGGCCGGAGTGTTTTTATCAAAAACACGTCAAAAGAATGATTTACGCCAGATGTACAACCACTGGTATGCAAGATCAAAGGATGCAACGGAGAAAGCTTCCATTTACGGGCTTTTCTTGCTTACAGGGGAGAATGCAGGTACATACCAGCATGCTCTTATTTATGCTAAAGGACCTGTAGTGATTCAAGCATTGAAAGAAGAACTTGGATTCAAGACTTTCTGGACTGTTTTGCGAAGTTTTCTAAAATCATTTCAGCATCAGAAGGTTACAACTGAGGATTTTATCGGTCTTATCAACTATATAACGAAAAAAGATTGGCATCCCTTTTTCGAGAAGTATATTTATGGATTGGATTTACCAAAAAAATCAAAGGATTTCTAA
- a CDS encoding MotA/TolQ/ExbB proton channel family protein: protein MISVWQFFLHETGWVAKIVLGILLFFSLASWAIILAKYLTLKRVKRQNTLFRRAFHKAGKFSEATEIATRHPASSAASIFKRSYDEVSSQAQQGGVRWDLVEREMGREQRAYHARLRSGLAFLATTAGATPFIGLFGTVWGIMNAFRQIGLSGSSSLATVAPGISEALINTAAGLFAAIPALMAYNLFVNGLRRIAEDDLDFSDMLLTLLMKRVPARTTPSQTPGGSVS, encoded by the coding sequence ATGATATCCGTATGGCAGTTCTTCCTTCATGAAACAGGATGGGTCGCCAAAATAGTCCTGGGGATTCTTCTTTTCTTTTCCCTGGCTTCCTGGGCAATCATCCTGGCAAAGTATCTTACCCTGAAACGGGTCAAAAGGCAAAATACCCTTTTTCGACGGGCGTTCCACAAAGCCGGTAAATTTTCTGAGGCCACGGAAATTGCGACCCGGCATCCTGCCTCCTCGGCTGCTTCGATCTTTAAGCGATCGTATGACGAAGTCTCTTCCCAGGCTCAGCAGGGAGGGGTCCGCTGGGATCTTGTGGAGAGAGAAATGGGGCGTGAACAGCGTGCCTATCATGCTCGACTCCGAAGCGGGCTTGCTTTTCTTGCGACTACGGCGGGCGCCACGCCTTTCATCGGTCTCTTCGGAACGGTCTGGGGCATCATGAACGCATTTCGGCAAATCGGTCTATCCGGATCTTCATCCCTGGCCACGGTCGCACCCGGAATCTCGGAGGCCCTGATCAACACTGCCGCAGGCCTCTTTGCAGCCATTCCGGCTTTGATGGCTTACAACCTCTTTGTCAATGGCCTTCGACGTATTGCGGAAGATGACCTCGACTTTTCGGATATGCTCCTCACGCTACTGATGAAGCGTGTTCCTGCCAGGACCACTCCATCCCAGACTCCCGGGGGTTCTGTTTCTTGA
- a CDS encoding TonB family protein, with the protein MTAKVVPPWAVALSCLLHAGLFTALFILPNAVNGSSTKRMHAVQIRLAPSIRIPGKPKAEPGKPAEEKAPVQAAEPIPKPQETPKASPVAKPKPVQQDSGARIPPPHPVPEKPAVITAPSGGGGGLSVAGTSVSSFDGVAFPFDYYVQQFLYRISANWYRPDIPGQRSVTVRFVISRSGRIHDIEVEEGSGIPAFDRASLRAVYASNPLPPLPYDFSEDSLSVHLKFE; encoded by the coding sequence TTGACCGCAAAGGTGGTGCCCCCCTGGGCGGTCGCACTTTCCTGCCTTCTCCATGCTGGACTGTTTACCGCTCTATTTATCCTGCCCAACGCGGTCAATGGATCCTCAACCAAGCGTATGCATGCCGTCCAGATCCGATTGGCACCTTCCATTCGTATTCCCGGAAAACCGAAGGCAGAACCGGGAAAACCTGCGGAGGAGAAGGCACCGGTACAGGCGGCAGAACCCATTCCAAAACCGCAGGAAACACCCAAAGCATCGCCCGTCGCAAAGCCCAAGCCTGTCCAGCAGGATAGCGGAGCCAGGATTCCCCCTCCGCATCCCGTTCCGGAAAAACCTGCCGTCATTACCGCACCCTCGGGTGGGGGCGGAGGCCTTTCCGTCGCAGGGACATCCGTTTCCTCCTTTGACGGTGTGGCTTTTCCCTTTGATTACTATGTTCAACAGTTTCTGTACCGCATTTCCGCCAACTGGTATCGACCCGACATTCCGGGTCAGCGTTCTGTTACCGTACGCTTTGTCATTTCTCGATCAGGCAGGATCCATGATATAGAAGTCGAAGAGGGCAGTGGCATTCCCGCTTTTGATCGTGCCTCCCTACGCGCGGTTTACGCCTCCAACCCACTTCCCCCTCTTCCCTATGATTTTTCGGAGGATTCACTTAGTGTCCATCTTAAATTTGAATAA
- a CDS encoding GGDEF domain-containing protein produces the protein MDRSFLNRELLDGWKARLKIAALIAVVASPLWGTVELWLFGSAGRTMMIYRIVMALFMGLIYFISGRARSYKDLLALTYSSYVVVAILFTLIQFSNPDYTVFFVESHYLLAFSLLLFPLRFLEVFGITLIHGTFYILMNLTMIQSPGPVTAHHIFSMVILLLFINIVVPANRALRLENIHATRTLRLRNKELYDMANLDALTGIANRRYFMDRLEKTFNQADPTFMPLLVLLDLDNFKEINDSKGHLEGDRVLTRVAEILSRNIREGDLCGRLGGDEFAILIHRGGGTADVMPLLKRIHASCQEEGIRLSCGYARMHRGESLLKFLTRADRALYKAKHDGKNRISGMFESIDEAS, from the coding sequence ATGGACCGCTCTTTCCTGAACCGGGAACTTCTGGATGGCTGGAAGGCCCGCCTGAAGATTGCCGCCCTGATTGCAGTTGTCGCGTCTCCGCTCTGGGGGACGGTGGAATTGTGGCTCTTTGGATCTGCCGGAAGAACCATGATGATTTACCGGATTGTAATGGCACTCTTCATGGGCCTGATCTACTTCATTTCCGGACGGGCCCGCAGCTATAAAGATCTACTCGCCCTGACCTATTCCTCCTATGTCGTGGTGGCCATTCTCTTTACTCTCATTCAGTTTTCCAACCCTGATTACACGGTGTTTTTTGTGGAAAGCCACTATCTGCTGGCCTTCTCACTCCTGCTCTTTCCCCTGCGTTTTTTGGAGGTTTTCGGGATCACTTTAATTCACGGTACCTTTTACATCCTGATGAATCTGACCATGATTCAATCCCCGGGACCTGTGACAGCCCACCACATCTTCTCCATGGTCATCCTTCTTCTCTTCATCAATATCGTAGTACCGGCAAATCGAGCTCTTCGCCTCGAAAACATCCATGCAACCCGGACACTGCGCCTTCGGAATAAGGAACTTTACGACATGGCAAACCTTGATGCCCTGACGGGCATTGCCAACCGGAGATACTTTATGGACCGCCTGGAGAAGACCTTCAACCAGGCTGATCCAACCTTCATGCCCCTGCTGGTTCTCCTGGATCTGGACAATTTTAAGGAAATCAACGACTCAAAAGGTCATCTGGAAGGGGATCGAGTCCTGACCCGAGTTGCAGAAATCCTGTCCAGGAATATCCGTGAGGGTGATCTATGCGGTCGCCTCGGTGGCGATGAATTTGCAATCCTGATCCACAGGGGAGGAGGCACGGCCGATGTAATGCCTCTTCTAAAGAGAATCCATGCCTCGTGTCAGGAAGAAGGAATCCGGCTTTCGTGCGGTTATGCCCGGATGCATCGGGGGGAGTCACTTCTCAAGTTCCTTACCCGGGCAGACCGGGCTCTCTATAAAGCCAAGCATGATGGAAAAAACCGGATTTCCGGCATGTTCGAATCCATTGATGAAGCTTCATGA
- a CDS encoding SpoIVB peptidase S55 domain-containing protein — MFKGFRQFALFILLGSATLAALDVYPVRDVQPGMKGRALTILHGEEKIEFDVDILGVLSEIAPDYPIVLGRMNHPDLESAGIVAGMSGSPVYIDGKLLGAIAYGWGFSKEPFCGITPAEVMLQRRAIRTIPLPPYDRVISLARTSKWEELLSLITDTAASASAGYSSLTPLPLLLHGPAFSMTSPYFEALGCTVSGGGGMKATSTPLHSLEPGDAVAAAMVIGPQSLFASGTVTSVEGEDVMAFGHPFLGIGEVSFPMARAHPVLTVPSLFRSFRMSNMGTIIGTFTHDGRSAVSGRLGEEARMIPVTIKASPGRTESFRIADNPALAPMLAAWTLQTSLSGHPASGGTGTYELLQTMDLGESGSVTVRENFSGDGALKEMSAYSIGVLALLLQNPFQSVQLRSMDIEIGWDSKVSFARIRSLIPDHGRVTPGEKLSLALSLVMNDGTERTEHLVTRVPASPQGLGLTLYAVSGTSLGALMDSLTKQSVSSYSGLLTFLHSLKPSNTLHLVWVSRRPGIRSEDLYIPEAGPRMKTLLQGGTNLPYSVSPESALTFPYPVRGWEKIELAVHDHPGGGS, encoded by the coding sequence ATGTTCAAAGGATTCCGTCAATTCGCGCTCTTCATTCTCCTCGGTTCTGCGACCCTGGCTGCCCTCGATGTCTACCCCGTTCGCGATGTCCAACCCGGCATGAAGGGGCGGGCGCTCACAATCCTTCATGGAGAAGAGAAAATTGAATTCGATGTTGATATCCTGGGAGTTCTCTCCGAAATCGCCCCGGATTATCCAATCGTGCTCGGCCGAATGAACCATCCTGATCTTGAATCCGCCGGTATCGTAGCAGGGATGTCCGGCTCTCCGGTCTACATCGACGGTAAACTGCTCGGTGCCATTGCCTATGGATGGGGTTTTTCCAAGGAACCCTTCTGCGGGATCACACCGGCCGAAGTCATGTTGCAGCGACGTGCGATACGGACAATTCCCCTTCCACCGTATGACAGAGTTATTTCTCTGGCTCGAACTTCGAAATGGGAAGAATTACTTTCCCTGATCACGGATACGGCGGCCTCTGCCAGTGCAGGATATTCATCCCTTACCCCGCTCCCCTTACTCCTCCATGGTCCGGCATTTTCGATGACCTCACCCTATTTTGAAGCCCTGGGATGTACGGTGTCGGGAGGAGGAGGCATGAAAGCGACATCCACCCCTCTCCATTCCCTTGAACCGGGAGATGCAGTGGCGGCGGCGATGGTGATCGGCCCCCAGTCCCTCTTTGCGTCAGGCACCGTGACTTCAGTCGAAGGGGAAGATGTCATGGCTTTCGGACATCCCTTCCTCGGAATCGGAGAAGTTTCGTTCCCCATGGCTCGCGCTCATCCTGTTCTGACAGTCCCAAGCCTCTTTCGAAGCTTCCGTATGTCCAACATGGGAACCATCATCGGTACGTTTACCCACGATGGGCGAAGCGCGGTATCGGGACGGCTGGGAGAAGAAGCGCGTATGATTCCCGTCACCATCAAAGCTTCTCCAGGTCGTACCGAATCGTTCCGCATTGCAGACAACCCGGCCCTTGCACCCATGCTTGCGGCATGGACCCTGCAGACCTCCCTATCGGGGCATCCGGCTTCCGGCGGTACTGGAACGTACGAATTGCTTCAGACCATGGATCTTGGAGAATCAGGCAGCGTCACCGTGAGGGAAAACTTTTCCGGAGACGGTGCCCTTAAGGAAATGTCGGCCTACTCAATCGGTGTTCTGGCCTTACTCCTTCAGAATCCCTTCCAATCGGTTCAACTTCGCTCGATGGACATCGAAATCGGGTGGGACTCAAAAGTCAGTTTTGCGAGGATTCGATCCCTGATTCCAGATCACGGCCGGGTTACACCGGGGGAAAAGCTATCCCTTGCGCTATCACTGGTTATGAATGATGGTACGGAACGAACGGAGCATCTGGTGACAAGAGTCCCGGCATCTCCTCAGGGGCTGGGATTGACGCTTTATGCCGTTTCGGGGACCTCACTGGGCGCTCTTATGGATAGTCTCACAAAACAGAGCGTAAGCTCCTACAGCGGTCTGCTGACCTTTCTTCACTCTCTTAAGCCGTCGAATACCCTCCACCTGGTATGGGTTTCACGCAGGCCGGGGATCCGCAGTGAGGATCTCTATATTCCGGAAGCCGGCCCCAGGATGAAAACCCTTCTTCAGGGAGGAACCAACCTCCCCTACTCCGTTTCGCCTGAATCGGCTCTTACATTTCCCTATCCTGTGAGGGGCTGGGAAAAGATCGAACTGGCAGTCCATGACCATCCAGGAGGTGGATCATGA
- a CDS encoding biopolymer transporter ExbD, protein MKTHNGEEIAEINVTPLVDVILVLLIIFMITAPFLLQGIQVDLPQASAQAFKSQPAQPLIITIDKDGEIYLKENRVTLLELKRRLPSLMQLHNGEAVYFKADEAVPYGRVIRVLDTLDELGIHDIGMVTGEND, encoded by the coding sequence TTGAAAACGCATAACGGCGAAGAAATCGCTGAAATCAATGTCACACCTCTGGTTGATGTCATTCTCGTTCTTCTGATCATCTTTATGATTACCGCTCCCTTTCTTCTCCAGGGCATTCAGGTTGATCTGCCCCAGGCCTCAGCTCAGGCATTTAAATCTCAGCCTGCCCAGCCTCTGATTATCACGATTGACAAGGACGGGGAGATCTACCTGAAAGAAAATCGGGTCACCCTTCTGGAACTGAAACGGCGCCTTCCCTCCCTCATGCAGCTTCATAACGGGGAAGCCGTTTACTTCAAGGCGGATGAGGCTGTGCCTTATGGACGTGTAATCCGGGTCCTGGACACACTGGACGAATTGGGAATTCACGACATCGGAATGGTGACAGGAGAAAACGATTGA
- a CDS encoding DUF362 domain-containing protein produces MPPEVYFFPCTRKDTLEHLQNGMKELLNRTAFTQRLERNDAVAVKIHFGEEGNRGHVSPDLLSPIILEIRSSGGRPFLTDTNTLYTGRRSNGVDHLILACEHGFTPERTGAPVLIADGLFGDDGVDVPLEGSIIGKASIARDIHMAQGLVSISHLTGHLATGFGACLKNLGMGCATRKGKMVQHSSMKPRVAPKKCEGCETCVELCPAGSIEMVEGRAVIQSDGCIGCGQCVATCRFNAVIFDWGETAERLQMKMVDYAMAALATKGQKAVHITALTHITRECDCLARDEAPLCDDIGMLASNDPVALDQASVDLVLSSSGRSLASLSNREDLPVVQTVYAESRGLGSRTYSLTHIS; encoded by the coding sequence ATGCCCCCTGAGGTCTATTTCTTCCCCTGCACGCGAAAGGACACGCTCGAACACCTTCAAAACGGAATGAAAGAGCTGCTGAATCGAACGGCTTTCACTCAAAGGCTCGAAAGAAACGATGCAGTAGCTGTTAAGATCCATTTTGGAGAGGAAGGAAACCGGGGACACGTTTCTCCGGATCTGCTATCTCCCATTATTCTTGAAATCCGTTCCTCCGGGGGACGGCCCTTTCTGACGGATACCAACACGCTCTATACCGGCCGTCGTTCGAACGGCGTCGACCATCTGATTCTTGCCTGTGAACATGGATTTACACCGGAGCGTACCGGTGCGCCTGTCCTGATAGCAGACGGGCTTTTTGGTGACGATGGAGTCGATGTTCCCCTGGAAGGATCCATCATTGGTAAAGCCTCGATCGCACGGGATATTCACATGGCCCAGGGGCTGGTTTCCATAAGCCATCTTACAGGCCATCTTGCAACCGGGTTCGGCGCATGCCTGAAAAACCTCGGTATGGGGTGCGCAACGCGGAAGGGGAAGATGGTCCAGCATTCTTCAATGAAACCCAGAGTCGCTCCTAAAAAATGCGAGGGTTGTGAAACCTGTGTCGAGCTCTGCCCTGCGGGTTCCATCGAAATGGTCGAGGGACGAGCGGTAATCCAGTCGGATGGGTGCATCGGATGCGGCCAGTGTGTGGCAACCTGCCGGTTTAACGCAGTCATCTTCGACTGGGGGGAAACGGCGGAACGGCTCCAGATGAAGATGGTCGATTATGCCATGGCCGCCCTGGCGACCAAGGGACAAAAGGCAGTCCATATCACAGCACTCACCCATATAACAAGGGAGTGTGATTGTCTCGCCAGGGATGAAGCACCTCTATGTGACGACATCGGGATGCTGGCTTCCAACGATCCTGTGGCTCTCGATCAGGCTTCTGTGGACCTTGTTCTTTCTTCCTCGGGACGAAGCCTGGCAAGCCTCTCAAATCGAGAGGATTTACCGGTTGTACAGACCGTCTACGCAGAATCAAGGGGTCTGGGAAGTCGCACCTATTCTTTGACGCATATCTCTTGA
- a CDS encoding DUF819 family protein: MTFLISPDNPWATGTVLILAAFFGIWAERKTRIGARISGCLVTMACTFFLTNLGILSPVSPVYDATWGYIVPLAIPMLLFKSDLRAIFRQSGSTLAAYGIGAAGTSIGIAAAVFLIDLGPATWKIAGLFTATYIGGSLNFVAVSEVLSMQNDASFLMAAVAADNLLMAAYFFFLFLLPGLYIARKIFRFRYPVHEIEVMRRTADEGKDRGPTMTLYELGLTITVGTTIAALGKILSDMLGIPSASILVLTAISVLLATFRPSFSSSLKGGEEIGMFLMQIFFAAVGATAHIGTILREGPKLFLFAAVVLSIHGITVLSGSKIFHIRLEDALVASNANIGGPTTAAAMAAAMRWKDLVVPAILCGTLGYALATYVGVAAAHLVKMILM, encoded by the coding sequence ATGACTTTCTTGATTTCACCGGATAATCCCTGGGCAACAGGGACAGTCTTGATCCTTGCAGCATTCTTTGGAATTTGGGCCGAACGGAAAACCCGGATCGGAGCCAGAATAAGCGGCTGCCTTGTTACGATGGCCTGTACGTTTTTCCTGACCAACCTCGGCATTCTCTCTCCGGTCTCTCCGGTCTACGATGCAACCTGGGGATATATTGTTCCCCTTGCTATCCCCATGCTTCTCTTCAAATCAGACCTTCGTGCCATCTTTCGCCAGTCCGGTTCGACGTTAGCCGCCTACGGGATTGGTGCCGCAGGTACCAGTATTGGAATTGCAGCAGCGGTTTTTCTGATCGACCTGGGTCCGGCAACCTGGAAGATTGCAGGTCTCTTTACCGCCACGTACATTGGTGGATCCCTGAATTTCGTAGCGGTTTCTGAAGTTCTCTCGATGCAGAATGATGCCTCGTTTCTTATGGCAGCCGTTGCGGCGGACAACCTTCTCATGGCGGCCTATTTTTTCTTTCTCTTTCTTCTTCCGGGACTCTACATCGCCAGGAAAATCTTTCGCTTTCGTTATCCCGTTCACGAGATAGAGGTCATGCGGCGTACTGCAGATGAAGGGAAGGATCGAGGGCCCACCATGACGCTTTACGAGCTCGGCCTGACGATCACCGTGGGTACTACGATTGCCGCGCTGGGAAAAATCCTGTCCGACATGCTGGGAATTCCATCTGCATCCATTCTTGTCCTCACCGCGATTTCCGTTCTCCTGGCCACCTTTCGTCCATCCTTCAGCAGTTCTCTGAAGGGAGGGGAGGAGATCGGCATGTTTCTCATGCAGATCTTTTTTGCCGCCGTCGGTGCAACAGCCCACATCGGAACGATCCTGCGGGAAGGCCCGAAGCTCTTTCTTTTCGCAGCAGTTGTTCTCTCCATTCACGGGATTACCGTTCTCAGCGGAAGCAAAATCTTTCATATCAGGCTTGAGGACGCTCTGGTCGCCTCCAATGCCAACATTGGTGGTCCGACCACGGCCGCCGCGATGGCGGCTGCGATGAGGTGGAAGGACCTGGTCGTTCCTGCCATTCTTTGCGGCACTCTGGGATATGCCCTGGCAACCTACGTGGGCGTGGCCGCAGCCCACCTGGTGAAGATGATCCTGATGTAA
- a CDS encoding MarR family winged helix-turn-helix transcriptional regulator, whose translation MSESHREPAQTDIKIVDSLERLTHVLRQLLWDKAKEVHLSPIQIQFLLFLKDRALEHCRVSYLAEEFGLTQATVSDAIRVLTEKEFLNKEPHPDDRRIQTLILTRKGANLVRKLENWQAPLIRQVMELPEEDKSRVLLFLMKLIVSLQRSEVIASARICMACQHFRPFMHDDPAAPHHCTLTDTPLAIQDFKLDCPFHKPEPGGKEVLKKVP comes from the coding sequence GTGTCTGAATCTCATCGTGAACCAGCTCAAACCGATATCAAGATCGTGGACAGCCTGGAACGCCTTACCCATGTTTTACGCCAGCTGCTCTGGGACAAGGCCAAAGAAGTTCATTTAAGCCCGATTCAGATTCAGTTTCTTCTTTTCCTTAAGGATCGCGCCCTGGAACATTGCCGCGTCAGTTACCTGGCAGAGGAATTTGGCCTTACGCAGGCTACGGTATCTGATGCGATTCGAGTGCTTACTGAAAAAGAGTTTCTGAACAAGGAACCCCATCCGGATGATCGAAGGATTCAGACCCTCATTCTTACCCGAAAGGGGGCTAACCTGGTCCGAAAGCTGGAAAACTGGCAGGCTCCTTTGATCCGGCAGGTCATGGAACTCCCGGAAGAAGACAAGTCCAGGGTTCTTCTCTTCCTGATGAAGCTCATTGTAAGCCTGCAGAGAAGCGAGGTCATTGCCTCGGCGAGGATTTGCATGGCCTGCCAGCACTTTCGCCCGTTTATGCATGATGACCCTGCCGCACCTCACCACTGCACCCTGACGGACACTCCTCTGGCCATTCAGGACTTCAAGCTGGATTGCCCCTTCCATAAACCCGAACCCGGCGGAAAGGAAGTATTGAAAAAAGTCCCCTGA